A genomic segment from Anabas testudineus chromosome 6, fAnaTes1.2, whole genome shotgun sequence encodes:
- the LOC113166209 gene encoding ELKS/Rab6-interacting/CAST family member 1 isoform X1, whose product MYGSARSVGRGDANHSGGRDGGGTGNQGSGRSPRLPRSPRMGHRRTNSTGGSGGGPGGAGGKTLSMENIQSLNAAYATSGPMYLSDNEVAIAGDPLLKSGGTVTTMGRQRVTYGSRGSSSGVVAASTPNISTSVPANAVLPAGMMAGDALAFGDHHMASTVPHSLRQARDNTILDLQAQLKEVLRENEMLRREVEVKESKLSSSMNSIKTFWSPELKKERALRKDEVSKIAVWKEQYRVIQDEAQHLQMTVQALQDELRIQRDLNQLLQQDPASQSRDLALTSEPTEENYRRLQAEHERQAKELFLLRKTLEEMELRIDTQKQTLAARDESIKKLLEMLQSKGPSAKASEEDQERTRRLADAEMHRHHLESLLDQRDREITALREELHRRYEGTPESTKTKALQTVIDMKDAKINSMERSLRDMEEELLMLKSNGLLSCEERQEEMKQMEVYRSHTKFMKNKMEQVKQDLSRKDTELLGLQTKLETLTNQFSDSKQHIEVLKESLTAKEQRAAILQTEVDALRLRLEEKETTLNKKSKQIQEMSEEKGTLNGEIHDLKDMLDVKERKVNVLQKKIENLQEQLRDKEKQMSSLKERVKSLQADTSNTDTALTTLEESLAEKERIIERLKEQRDRDDREKTEELECTKKELKELKERLSLLQGDLSDRETSLLDLKEHASSLASSGLKKDSKLKSLEITLEQKREECLKLENHLKRAQNAALEAQANTELVERIKTLEQEVARYKEDSAKAQAEVDRLLEILREMENEKNDKDKKISELESLASRQMKDQTKKVATLKHKEQVEKSRNARLMEEARKREDNMSETSQQVKDTLRQKTERIEELEEALRESVQITAEREMVLAQEEAARSLQEKQMEELLGAMEKVKQELESMRAKLSSTQQSLCEKEAHLTTLRAERRKHLEEVLEMKQEALLAAISEKDANIALLELSSSKKKKTQDEVALLKREKDRLVQQLKQQTQNRMKLMADNYEDDHLKTAPDQTNHKPSPDQKIPPLLALSQNRSKLKLYIAHLTDLCHDRDPSILSQLTPPSHYHRSDPEDWEDELHKMTVQQLEQELEVCEKESGELQEYANSVLQQIADYCPDILEQVVNALEESS is encoded by the exons ATGTATGGTAGTGCCCGCTCCGTCGGCAGAGGGGATGCCAATCATAGTGGTGGAAGAGATGGAGGTGGCACTGGGAATCAGGGATCTGGTCGTTCCCCTCGCCTTCCCCGCTCTCCTCGGATGGGGCACCGTCGCACCAACAGCACTGGAGGCAGCGGAGGGGGGCCCGGAGGAGCAGGAGGCAAGACGCTTTCCATGGAGAACATCCAGTCCCTCAACGCTGCATATGCCACGTCAGGACCGATGTATTTGAGTGATAACGAAGTTGCCATAGCAGGCGATCCCCTTCTCAAAAGTGGCGGGACTGTGACGACCATGGGGAGACAGCGAGTCACGTATGGGTCAAGAGGAAGCAGTAGTGGAGTTGTGGCTGCTAGCACACCCAACATCTCCACCTCAGTGCCTGCCAATGCTGTTTTGCCTGCAGGCATGATGGCAGGTGATGCTCTAGCTTTTGGGGACCACCACATGGCCTCCACTGTGCCACATTCTCTGAGGCAGGCTAGAGACAACACTATACTTGACCTGCAGGCCCAACTGAAAGAG GTTCTGCGTGAGAATGAGATGCTGCGGCGAGAAGTGGAAGTCAAGGAGAGCAAGCTCAGTTCCTCCATGAATTCTATCAAGACCTTCTGGAGCCCCGAGTTAAAAAAGGAGCGAGCTCTTAGGAAAGATGAGGTTTCTAAAATTGCTGTGTGGAAAGAACAATACCGTGTGATTCAAGATGAAGCGCAG CATCTGCAGATGACTGTTCAGGCTCTTCAAGATGAGCTGAGAATCCAGAGGGACCTCAaccagctgctccagcaggaCCCTGCCAGCCAAAGCCGAGACCTAGCCCTGACATCCGAACCTACAGAAGAGAACTATCGAAGGCTACAGGCCGAGCATGAGAGGCAGGCTAAAGAGCTCTTCCTCCTCAGAAAGACCCTGGAGGAGATGGAGCTGAGGATCGACACACAGAAGCAAACACTGGCAGCCAGAGATGAATCCATCAAGAAACTTCTGGAGATGCTGCAGAGCAAAG GGCCATCAGCCAAGGCATCAGAGGAGGACCAGGAGCGAACCAGGAGACTGGCTGATGCAGAGATGCACAGGCATCACCTTGAGAGTTTACTGgaccagagagacagagagattaCGGCACTGAGAGAG GAGCTGCACCGCAGATATGAGGGAACCCCTGAGTCCACAAAAACTAAGGCTCTGCAGACTGTTATTGACATGAAG GATGCTAAAATTAACTCAATGGAGCGAAGTCTGAGAGACATGGAGGAGGAGTTGCTAATGCTGAAATCCAATGGACTTCTGAGCTGTGAGGAACGTCAGGAAGAGATGAAACAGATGGAGGTTTATCGCAGCCACACCAAGTTCATGAAGAACAAG ATGGAGCAGGTGAAGCAGGATCTTTCTAGGAAGGACACTGAGCTGCTTGGTTTGCAGACCAAGCTGGAGACACTGACCAACCAGTTCTCAGACAGCAAGCAGCATATTGAAGTCCTCAAAGAGTCCCTCACTGCCAAGGAGCAGCGAGCTGCCATCTTACAGACAGAG GTTGATGCCTTGCGTCTGCGCTtggaagaaaaggagacaacTCTGAATAAGAAGAGCAAGCAGATACAAGAAATGTCAGAGGAGAAGGGAACACTCAATGGGGAAATCCATGACCTCAAGGATATGCTGGACGTTAAGGAGCGCAAAGTTaatgtgctgcagaaaaag ATTGAGAACCTACAGGAACAGCTGAGAGACAAGGAGAAGCAGATGAGCAGCCTGAAGGAGAGAGTGAAGTCTTTGCAGGCCGACACTTCCAACACTGACACTGCTCTGACTACACTGGAGGAGTCTCTCGCAGAAAAG GAGCGCATCATTGAGCGTCTTAAGGAGCAGCGAGATAGAGACGACCGGGAGAAGACAGAAGAGCTGGAGTGCACCAAGAAAGAACTGAAAGAGCTGAAGGAGAGACTGAGCTTATTGCAGGGAGACCTGTCAGACAGAGAG ACCTCACTGTTGGACCTGAAGGAGCATGCGTCATCCTTGGCCTCCTCAGGGCTGAAGAAGGACTCCAAGCTAAAGAGTCTGGAGATCACCTTGGAGCAGAAAAGGGAGGAGTGCCTCAAACTGGAAAACCATCTTAAGAGA GCTCAAAATGCAGCCCTGGAAGCTCAGGCCAACACTGAGCTGGTCGAGCGCATTAAGACCCTTGAGCAGGAAGTGGCCCGGTACAAAGAGGATTCTGCGAAGGCTCAAGCTGAGGTGGACCGCCTGCTGGAGATTCTTCGGGAAATGGAGAATGAGAAgaatgacaaagacaaaaagattaGCGAGCTGGAGAG TTTGGCCTCCAG GCAAATGAAGGACCAGACGAAGAAGGTGGCAACTCTGAAGCACAAGGAGCAGGTGGAGAAGAGCAGGAATGCTCGACTCATGGAGGAGGCTAGAAAGAGGGAGGACAACATGTCTGAGACCTCACAGCAGGTGAAG GACACTCTGCGTCAGAAGACAGAGCGTATAGAGGAGCTAGAGGAGGCCCTGAGAGAGAGCGTTCAGATCACTGCTGAGCGAGAGATGGTACTTGCGCAGGAGGAGGCTGCCAGGTCACTGCAGGAGAAACAG atggaggagctgctggGGGCCATGGAGAAGGTGAAGCAGGAGCTGGAGTCCATGAGGGCCAAGCTGTCCTCCACCCAGCAGTCCCTGTGTGAGAAAGAGGCCCACCTCACAACCCTGCGAGCTGAGCGCAGAAAACACCTGGAGGAGGTGCTGGAGATgaa GCAGGAGGCACTGTTAGCTGCTATCAGCGAGAAGGATGCTAACATCGCCTTACTGGAGTTGTCCTCctccaagaagaagaaaacccaGGATGAGGTGGCTCTGCTGAAGCGGGAGAAGGACAGATTGGTGCAACAGCTCAAACAGCAg ACTCAGAACAGGATGAAGCTGATGGCAGACAACTATGAAGACGATCATCTGAAGACTGCTCCTGACCAGACAAATCACAAACCCTCTCCAGATCAG AAGATACCCCCTCTTCTAGCCCTGTCCCAGAATCGCAGCAAGCTCAAGCTCTACATCGCCCACCTGACAGACCTCTGCCACGACCGGGATCCCAGTATCCTCAGCCAGCTCACACCGCCCTCTCACTACCACCGCAGCGACCCTGAAGACTGGGAGGACGAGCTTCACAAGATGACAGTCCAACAG TTGGAGCAGGAGCTGGAGGTGTGCGAGAAGGAGAGCGGAGAGCTGCAGGAATACGCCAACTCTGTTCTTCAGCAGATCGCAGACTACTGCCCCGATATCCTGGAGCAGGTTGTCAATGCCCTGGAGGAGTCATCCTGA
- the LOC113166209 gene encoding ELKS/Rab6-interacting/CAST family member 1 isoform X2, with protein sequence MYGSARSVGRGDANHSGGRDGGGTGNQGSGRSPRLPRSPRMGHRRTNSTGGSGGGPGGAGGKTLSMENIQSLNAAYATSGPMYLSDNEVAIAGDPLLKSGGTVTTMGRQRVTYGSRGSSSGVVAASTPNISTSVPANAVLPAGMMAGDALAFGDHHMASTVPHSLRQARDNTILDLQAQLKEVLRENEMLRREVEVKESKLSSSMNSIKTFWSPELKKERALRKDEVSKIAVWKEQYRVIQDEAQHLQMTVQALQDELRIQRDLNQLLQQDPASQSRDLALTSEPTEENYRRLQAEHERQAKELFLLRKTLEEMELRIDTQKQTLAARDESIKKLLEMLQSKGPSAKASEEDQERTRRLADAEMHRHHLESLLDQRDREITALREELHRRYEGTPESTKTKALQTVIDMKDAKINSMERSLRDMEEELLMLKSNGLLSCEERQEEMKQMEVYRSHTKFMKNKMEQVKQDLSRKDTELLGLQTKLETLTNQFSDSKQHIEVLKESLTAKEQRAAILQTEVDALRLRLEEKETTLNKKSKQIQEMSEEKGTLNGEIHDLKDMLDVKERKVNVLQKKIENLQEQLRDKEKQMSSLKERVKSLQADTSNTDTALTTLEESLAEKERIIERLKEQRDRDDREKTEELECTKKELKELKERLSLLQGDLSDRETSLLDLKEHASSLASSGLKKDSKLKSLEITLEQKREECLKLENHLKRAQNAALEAQANTELVERIKTLEQEVARYKEDSAKAQAEVDRLLEILREMENEKNDKDKKISELERQMKDQTKKVATLKHKEQVEKSRNARLMEEARKREDNMSETSQQVKDTLRQKTERIEELEEALRESVQITAEREMVLAQEEAARSLQEKQMEELLGAMEKVKQELESMRAKLSSTQQSLCEKEAHLTTLRAERRKHLEEVLEMKQEALLAAISEKDANIALLELSSSKKKKTQDEVALLKREKDRLVQQLKQQTQNRMKLMADNYEDDHLKTAPDQTNHKPSPDQKIPPLLALSQNRSKLKLYIAHLTDLCHDRDPSILSQLTPPSHYHRSDPEDWEDELHKMTVQQLEQELEVCEKESGELQEYANSVLQQIADYCPDILEQVVNALEESS encoded by the exons ATGTATGGTAGTGCCCGCTCCGTCGGCAGAGGGGATGCCAATCATAGTGGTGGAAGAGATGGAGGTGGCACTGGGAATCAGGGATCTGGTCGTTCCCCTCGCCTTCCCCGCTCTCCTCGGATGGGGCACCGTCGCACCAACAGCACTGGAGGCAGCGGAGGGGGGCCCGGAGGAGCAGGAGGCAAGACGCTTTCCATGGAGAACATCCAGTCCCTCAACGCTGCATATGCCACGTCAGGACCGATGTATTTGAGTGATAACGAAGTTGCCATAGCAGGCGATCCCCTTCTCAAAAGTGGCGGGACTGTGACGACCATGGGGAGACAGCGAGTCACGTATGGGTCAAGAGGAAGCAGTAGTGGAGTTGTGGCTGCTAGCACACCCAACATCTCCACCTCAGTGCCTGCCAATGCTGTTTTGCCTGCAGGCATGATGGCAGGTGATGCTCTAGCTTTTGGGGACCACCACATGGCCTCCACTGTGCCACATTCTCTGAGGCAGGCTAGAGACAACACTATACTTGACCTGCAGGCCCAACTGAAAGAG GTTCTGCGTGAGAATGAGATGCTGCGGCGAGAAGTGGAAGTCAAGGAGAGCAAGCTCAGTTCCTCCATGAATTCTATCAAGACCTTCTGGAGCCCCGAGTTAAAAAAGGAGCGAGCTCTTAGGAAAGATGAGGTTTCTAAAATTGCTGTGTGGAAAGAACAATACCGTGTGATTCAAGATGAAGCGCAG CATCTGCAGATGACTGTTCAGGCTCTTCAAGATGAGCTGAGAATCCAGAGGGACCTCAaccagctgctccagcaggaCCCTGCCAGCCAAAGCCGAGACCTAGCCCTGACATCCGAACCTACAGAAGAGAACTATCGAAGGCTACAGGCCGAGCATGAGAGGCAGGCTAAAGAGCTCTTCCTCCTCAGAAAGACCCTGGAGGAGATGGAGCTGAGGATCGACACACAGAAGCAAACACTGGCAGCCAGAGATGAATCCATCAAGAAACTTCTGGAGATGCTGCAGAGCAAAG GGCCATCAGCCAAGGCATCAGAGGAGGACCAGGAGCGAACCAGGAGACTGGCTGATGCAGAGATGCACAGGCATCACCTTGAGAGTTTACTGgaccagagagacagagagattaCGGCACTGAGAGAG GAGCTGCACCGCAGATATGAGGGAACCCCTGAGTCCACAAAAACTAAGGCTCTGCAGACTGTTATTGACATGAAG GATGCTAAAATTAACTCAATGGAGCGAAGTCTGAGAGACATGGAGGAGGAGTTGCTAATGCTGAAATCCAATGGACTTCTGAGCTGTGAGGAACGTCAGGAAGAGATGAAACAGATGGAGGTTTATCGCAGCCACACCAAGTTCATGAAGAACAAG ATGGAGCAGGTGAAGCAGGATCTTTCTAGGAAGGACACTGAGCTGCTTGGTTTGCAGACCAAGCTGGAGACACTGACCAACCAGTTCTCAGACAGCAAGCAGCATATTGAAGTCCTCAAAGAGTCCCTCACTGCCAAGGAGCAGCGAGCTGCCATCTTACAGACAGAG GTTGATGCCTTGCGTCTGCGCTtggaagaaaaggagacaacTCTGAATAAGAAGAGCAAGCAGATACAAGAAATGTCAGAGGAGAAGGGAACACTCAATGGGGAAATCCATGACCTCAAGGATATGCTGGACGTTAAGGAGCGCAAAGTTaatgtgctgcagaaaaag ATTGAGAACCTACAGGAACAGCTGAGAGACAAGGAGAAGCAGATGAGCAGCCTGAAGGAGAGAGTGAAGTCTTTGCAGGCCGACACTTCCAACACTGACACTGCTCTGACTACACTGGAGGAGTCTCTCGCAGAAAAG GAGCGCATCATTGAGCGTCTTAAGGAGCAGCGAGATAGAGACGACCGGGAGAAGACAGAAGAGCTGGAGTGCACCAAGAAAGAACTGAAAGAGCTGAAGGAGAGACTGAGCTTATTGCAGGGAGACCTGTCAGACAGAGAG ACCTCACTGTTGGACCTGAAGGAGCATGCGTCATCCTTGGCCTCCTCAGGGCTGAAGAAGGACTCCAAGCTAAAGAGTCTGGAGATCACCTTGGAGCAGAAAAGGGAGGAGTGCCTCAAACTGGAAAACCATCTTAAGAGA GCTCAAAATGCAGCCCTGGAAGCTCAGGCCAACACTGAGCTGGTCGAGCGCATTAAGACCCTTGAGCAGGAAGTGGCCCGGTACAAAGAGGATTCTGCGAAGGCTCAAGCTGAGGTGGACCGCCTGCTGGAGATTCTTCGGGAAATGGAGAATGAGAAgaatgacaaagacaaaaagattaGCGAGCTGGAGAG GCAAATGAAGGACCAGACGAAGAAGGTGGCAACTCTGAAGCACAAGGAGCAGGTGGAGAAGAGCAGGAATGCTCGACTCATGGAGGAGGCTAGAAAGAGGGAGGACAACATGTCTGAGACCTCACAGCAGGTGAAG GACACTCTGCGTCAGAAGACAGAGCGTATAGAGGAGCTAGAGGAGGCCCTGAGAGAGAGCGTTCAGATCACTGCTGAGCGAGAGATGGTACTTGCGCAGGAGGAGGCTGCCAGGTCACTGCAGGAGAAACAG atggaggagctgctggGGGCCATGGAGAAGGTGAAGCAGGAGCTGGAGTCCATGAGGGCCAAGCTGTCCTCCACCCAGCAGTCCCTGTGTGAGAAAGAGGCCCACCTCACAACCCTGCGAGCTGAGCGCAGAAAACACCTGGAGGAGGTGCTGGAGATgaa GCAGGAGGCACTGTTAGCTGCTATCAGCGAGAAGGATGCTAACATCGCCTTACTGGAGTTGTCCTCctccaagaagaagaaaacccaGGATGAGGTGGCTCTGCTGAAGCGGGAGAAGGACAGATTGGTGCAACAGCTCAAACAGCAg ACTCAGAACAGGATGAAGCTGATGGCAGACAACTATGAAGACGATCATCTGAAGACTGCTCCTGACCAGACAAATCACAAACCCTCTCCAGATCAG AAGATACCCCCTCTTCTAGCCCTGTCCCAGAATCGCAGCAAGCTCAAGCTCTACATCGCCCACCTGACAGACCTCTGCCACGACCGGGATCCCAGTATCCTCAGCCAGCTCACACCGCCCTCTCACTACCACCGCAGCGACCCTGAAGACTGGGAGGACGAGCTTCACAAGATGACAGTCCAACAG TTGGAGCAGGAGCTGGAGGTGTGCGAGAAGGAGAGCGGAGAGCTGCAGGAATACGCCAACTCTGTTCTTCAGCAGATCGCAGACTACTGCCCCGATATCCTGGAGCAGGTTGTCAATGCCCTGGAGGAGTCATCCTGA
- the LOC113166209 gene encoding ELKS/Rab6-interacting/CAST family member 1 isoform X3, producing MYGSARSVGRGDANHSGGRDGGGTGNQGSGRSPRLPRSPRMGHRRTNSTGGSGGGPGGAGGKTLSMENIQSLNAAYATSGPMYLSDNEVAIAGDPLLKSGGTVTTMGRQRVTYGSRGSSSGVVAASTPNISTSVPANAVLPAGMMAGDALAFGDHHMASTVPHSLRQARDNTILDLQAQLKEVLRENEMLRREVEVKESKLSSSMNSIKTFWSPELKKERALRKDEVSKIAVWKEQYRVIQDEAQHLQMTVQALQDELRIQRDLNQLLQQDPASQSRDLALTSEPTEENYRRLQAEHERQAKELFLLRKTLEEMELRIDTQKQTLAARDESIKKLLEMLQSKGPSAKASEEDQERTRRLADAEMHRHHLESLLDQRDREITALREELHRRYEGTPESTKTKALQTVIDMKDAKINSMERSLRDMEEELLMLKSNGLLSCEERQEEMKQMEVYRSHTKFMKNKMEQVKQDLSRKDTELLGLQTKLETLTNQFSDSKQHIEVLKESLTAKEQRAAILQTEVDALRLRLEEKETTLNKKSKQIQEMSEEKGTLNGEIHDLKDMLDVKERKVNVLQKKIENLQEQLRDKEKQMSSLKERVKSLQADTSNTDTALTTLEESLAEKERIIERLKEQRDRDDREKTEELECTKKELKELKERLSLLQGDLSDRETSLLDLKEHASSLASSGLKKDSKLKSLEITLEQKREECLKLENHLKRAQNAALEAQANTELVERIKTLEQEVARYKEDSAKAQAEVDRLLEILREMENEKNDKDKKISELESLASRQMKDQTKKVATLKHKEQVEKSRNARLMEEARKREDNMSETSQQVKDTLRQKTERIEELEEALRESVQITAEREMVLAQEEAARSLQEKQMEELLGAMEKVKQELESMRAKLSSTQQSLCEKEAHLTTLRAERRKHLEEVLEMKQEALLAAISEKDANIALLELSSSKKKKTQDEVALLKREKDRLVQQLKQQTQNRMKLMADNYEDDHLKTAPDQTNHKPSPDQDDEEGIWA from the exons ATGTATGGTAGTGCCCGCTCCGTCGGCAGAGGGGATGCCAATCATAGTGGTGGAAGAGATGGAGGTGGCACTGGGAATCAGGGATCTGGTCGTTCCCCTCGCCTTCCCCGCTCTCCTCGGATGGGGCACCGTCGCACCAACAGCACTGGAGGCAGCGGAGGGGGGCCCGGAGGAGCAGGAGGCAAGACGCTTTCCATGGAGAACATCCAGTCCCTCAACGCTGCATATGCCACGTCAGGACCGATGTATTTGAGTGATAACGAAGTTGCCATAGCAGGCGATCCCCTTCTCAAAAGTGGCGGGACTGTGACGACCATGGGGAGACAGCGAGTCACGTATGGGTCAAGAGGAAGCAGTAGTGGAGTTGTGGCTGCTAGCACACCCAACATCTCCACCTCAGTGCCTGCCAATGCTGTTTTGCCTGCAGGCATGATGGCAGGTGATGCTCTAGCTTTTGGGGACCACCACATGGCCTCCACTGTGCCACATTCTCTGAGGCAGGCTAGAGACAACACTATACTTGACCTGCAGGCCCAACTGAAAGAG GTTCTGCGTGAGAATGAGATGCTGCGGCGAGAAGTGGAAGTCAAGGAGAGCAAGCTCAGTTCCTCCATGAATTCTATCAAGACCTTCTGGAGCCCCGAGTTAAAAAAGGAGCGAGCTCTTAGGAAAGATGAGGTTTCTAAAATTGCTGTGTGGAAAGAACAATACCGTGTGATTCAAGATGAAGCGCAG CATCTGCAGATGACTGTTCAGGCTCTTCAAGATGAGCTGAGAATCCAGAGGGACCTCAaccagctgctccagcaggaCCCTGCCAGCCAAAGCCGAGACCTAGCCCTGACATCCGAACCTACAGAAGAGAACTATCGAAGGCTACAGGCCGAGCATGAGAGGCAGGCTAAAGAGCTCTTCCTCCTCAGAAAGACCCTGGAGGAGATGGAGCTGAGGATCGACACACAGAAGCAAACACTGGCAGCCAGAGATGAATCCATCAAGAAACTTCTGGAGATGCTGCAGAGCAAAG GGCCATCAGCCAAGGCATCAGAGGAGGACCAGGAGCGAACCAGGAGACTGGCTGATGCAGAGATGCACAGGCATCACCTTGAGAGTTTACTGgaccagagagacagagagattaCGGCACTGAGAGAG GAGCTGCACCGCAGATATGAGGGAACCCCTGAGTCCACAAAAACTAAGGCTCTGCAGACTGTTATTGACATGAAG GATGCTAAAATTAACTCAATGGAGCGAAGTCTGAGAGACATGGAGGAGGAGTTGCTAATGCTGAAATCCAATGGACTTCTGAGCTGTGAGGAACGTCAGGAAGAGATGAAACAGATGGAGGTTTATCGCAGCCACACCAAGTTCATGAAGAACAAG ATGGAGCAGGTGAAGCAGGATCTTTCTAGGAAGGACACTGAGCTGCTTGGTTTGCAGACCAAGCTGGAGACACTGACCAACCAGTTCTCAGACAGCAAGCAGCATATTGAAGTCCTCAAAGAGTCCCTCACTGCCAAGGAGCAGCGAGCTGCCATCTTACAGACAGAG GTTGATGCCTTGCGTCTGCGCTtggaagaaaaggagacaacTCTGAATAAGAAGAGCAAGCAGATACAAGAAATGTCAGAGGAGAAGGGAACACTCAATGGGGAAATCCATGACCTCAAGGATATGCTGGACGTTAAGGAGCGCAAAGTTaatgtgctgcagaaaaag ATTGAGAACCTACAGGAACAGCTGAGAGACAAGGAGAAGCAGATGAGCAGCCTGAAGGAGAGAGTGAAGTCTTTGCAGGCCGACACTTCCAACACTGACACTGCTCTGACTACACTGGAGGAGTCTCTCGCAGAAAAG GAGCGCATCATTGAGCGTCTTAAGGAGCAGCGAGATAGAGACGACCGGGAGAAGACAGAAGAGCTGGAGTGCACCAAGAAAGAACTGAAAGAGCTGAAGGAGAGACTGAGCTTATTGCAGGGAGACCTGTCAGACAGAGAG ACCTCACTGTTGGACCTGAAGGAGCATGCGTCATCCTTGGCCTCCTCAGGGCTGAAGAAGGACTCCAAGCTAAAGAGTCTGGAGATCACCTTGGAGCAGAAAAGGGAGGAGTGCCTCAAACTGGAAAACCATCTTAAGAGA GCTCAAAATGCAGCCCTGGAAGCTCAGGCCAACACTGAGCTGGTCGAGCGCATTAAGACCCTTGAGCAGGAAGTGGCCCGGTACAAAGAGGATTCTGCGAAGGCTCAAGCTGAGGTGGACCGCCTGCTGGAGATTCTTCGGGAAATGGAGAATGAGAAgaatgacaaagacaaaaagattaGCGAGCTGGAGAG TTTGGCCTCCAG GCAAATGAAGGACCAGACGAAGAAGGTGGCAACTCTGAAGCACAAGGAGCAGGTGGAGAAGAGCAGGAATGCTCGACTCATGGAGGAGGCTAGAAAGAGGGAGGACAACATGTCTGAGACCTCACAGCAGGTGAAG GACACTCTGCGTCAGAAGACAGAGCGTATAGAGGAGCTAGAGGAGGCCCTGAGAGAGAGCGTTCAGATCACTGCTGAGCGAGAGATGGTACTTGCGCAGGAGGAGGCTGCCAGGTCACTGCAGGAGAAACAG atggaggagctgctggGGGCCATGGAGAAGGTGAAGCAGGAGCTGGAGTCCATGAGGGCCAAGCTGTCCTCCACCCAGCAGTCCCTGTGTGAGAAAGAGGCCCACCTCACAACCCTGCGAGCTGAGCGCAGAAAACACCTGGAGGAGGTGCTGGAGATgaa GCAGGAGGCACTGTTAGCTGCTATCAGCGAGAAGGATGCTAACATCGCCTTACTGGAGTTGTCCTCctccaagaagaagaaaacccaGGATGAGGTGGCTCTGCTGAAGCGGGAGAAGGACAGATTGGTGCAACAGCTCAAACAGCAg ACTCAGAACAGGATGAAGCTGATGGCAGACAACTATGAAGACGATCATCTGAAGACTGCTCCTGACCAGACAAATCACAAACCCTCTCCAGATCAG GATGATGAGGAGGGTATTTGGGCGTAG